The following is a genomic window from Armatimonadota bacterium.
GCTCCATCGGCGCGCAGGGCGCACGCGCCGCGCCGTCGTGCAGCGGGACAGCGGCGCCCCGTCGGGAGCCCGCCGGGGGCGCCGGCGTCACGTGAAGAAATCTTCATCCCACCTTCAGGACCCCCTCATCCTCCGGGGGCACAAAGAGATCGAAGACCATGGCTCCCGACGCCCTGCTCCGGCGCTCTGTGCGGGTCTGCCTGCCGGCCCTCCTCCTGGCCGGGTGTCTGACCCTCCTCCTGGCCGCGCTGGAACTGGCGGCCCCCTGGCCCCTGAAGATCGCCGTCGACCACGCCATCGGCGATGCGCCCCTGACGGGCCCCCTGGCCCCCCTGGACCCACTTCCGCCCCTGACCCTGGCGGCGGCGGCGGCACTGGCGGGGCTGGCCCTCGTCGCCGCCGGAGGCGTCCTGCGCTTCCTGCGTGCCTGGCTCGTCGGTTCCACGGCGGAGCAGCTGGCCGCCGACCTGCGGGTGACGCTGTTCGCCCACCTGCTGCACCGGTCCCTGCGCTTCCTCGACCGTCACCCCTCGGGCGAACTCGCCACCCGCCTGTCCAGCGACGTCGCCCGCGTTCAGGAGCTCCTGGTGACAGTGCTCCAGAGTACCCTGCCGGACGTCGTGACGCTGGCGGGGATCTTCGCCATCATGGCGTGGATGGACATCCGCATGGCCCTGGCCGCGTTGCTCATCACGCCGGGGCTGGCCCTCCTCGTCTTCGGCATCACCCCGTGCATCAAGGCGCGGCAGCGGGAGGCCCGGGACCGCCAGGCCGCACTGACCGCCTGGTCGGTGGAGCGCCTGCGCCACGTCCGGGTCCTGCGCGCCTTCGGCCGGGAGGAGGAGGAGACGCAACAGTTCGCGGGCGCCTGCACGGCCGTGGTGCGGAGCGTCCTGGAGACCCTGCGCCTCCAGGCGCTGTTCAGCGTTGCGGCCGACCTGGTCCTGGCCGCAGGCGGCGCGTTCATCCTCTTCAGCGGAGTCCGGGCGGTCCTGACCGGACGCCTGACGGTGGGGGACCTGCTGGTCATGCTCACCTACCTGGGCACCCTCTACCGGCCGATCCGGTCGTTGGCCCGGCTCAGCGGCGATGCCGCGAAGGCGGCCGCCAGCTGGGAGCGGCTGCGGGAGGTCCTGCGGGCGGAGAACGATGGCCACCCCGCGGCCCCCCGGCAGTCCGGCGGCGTGGAGCGGCCGCACCCTCGTGTCGGGCGGTGGTATGGCGGAGGGGGCCGCTCCGCCGCCCGCGTCCCCGCCGGCCCCGCCGTGATCGCGCTGCACGATGTCACCTTCGGCTACGACCCCTCCGCCCCGGTGCTGCGTGGTCTCTCGCTCCAGGTGGACCCCGGCGAGATGGTGACCATCGTCGGCCCTAACGGCGCGGGCAAGTCGACCCTGCTGTGGCTGCTGCTGCGCCTCTACGATCCGGACAGCGGCAGCATCACCTTCGGCGGGCGGGACCTGCGCGACCTGGACCCCGCCTGGCTGCGGCGGCACTTTGCGCTGGTCCCGCAGGACCCCTGGATCCTGGACGGGACGGTCGCCGAGAACATCCGCCTCGGTCGCAGCGACGCCACCGAGGCGGAGGTCCGCGCGGCCGGACGGGTCGCTCTGGTGGAGGAGTGGGTGCGAACGCTGCCCGCCGGGTACGACACCCGCGTGGGCGAAGGCGGCGTGCGCCTCTCCGGGGGGCAGCGCCGGCGTCTCGCCCTGGCCCGGGCCCTGCTGCGGCAGGCGCCGATCCTCCTGCTGGACGAGCCGACGAGCGGGCTCGACGCCGCCTCGGCGGCGGCGGTGCTGGGCGCGCTGCGGCGCACGGCGCACGGCCGTACAGTCGTCGTCGTCTCGCACGACC
Proteins encoded in this region:
- a CDS encoding ABC transporter ATP-binding protein, translating into MAPDALLRRSVRVCLPALLLAGCLTLLLAALELAAPWPLKIAVDHAIGDAPLTGPLAPLDPLPPLTLAAAAALAGLALVAAGGVLRFLRAWLVGSTAEQLAADLRVTLFAHLLHRSLRFLDRHPSGELATRLSSDVARVQELLVTVLQSTLPDVVTLAGIFAIMAWMDIRMALAALLITPGLALLVFGITPCIKARQREARDRQAALTAWSVERLRHVRVLRAFGREEEETQQFAGACTAVVRSVLETLRLQALFSVAADLVLAAGGAFILFSGVRAVLTGRLTVGDLLVMLTYLGTLYRPIRSLARLSGDAAKAAASWERLREVLRAENDGHPAAPRQSGGVERPHPRVGRWYGGGGRSAARVPAGPAVIALHDVTFGYDPSAPVLRGLSLQVDPGEMVTIVGPNGAGKSTLLWLLLRLYDPDSGSITFGGRDLRDLDPAWLRRHFALVPQDPWILDGTVAENIRLGRSDATEAEVRAAGRVALVEEWVRTLPAGYDTRVGEGGVRLSGGQRRRLALARALLRQAPILLLDEPTSGLDAASAAAVLGALRRTAHGRTVVVVSHDLRCTALATRVVVLRGGRVVAEGGRMWPVSPDGCRPGSVREVVSSVADAAVIPT